Proteins encoded within one genomic window of Spiroplasma sabaudiense Ar-1343:
- a CDS encoding YitT family ABC transporter — MSEKKANKEQKNLIKDSVIPANLNVDTTEIIITEDGQVIEEQFEDKATQSANYSKIEKSLISRREQSILIANYFKIRFLKDLGMVAMAALFVTIAFDYFITSTGPTGLFPAGLGSLARFFGLLTSPEISTQAALYFVYYFLLNIPLMIFGIVRLGWKFTFTTFLYIVLQIGFDQILRILPLVNPNEFHMLIDINILNSNPNSWNNSIWLFLFALIGGAMVGAAYSLIYRIGSSTGGMDFITVWISRKKSKPLGSLNRNINLLILGVIIILNAIVLNPSLFSPDLILSALKSLDFDSSFSSKNDVTLNGYHVNLFSSMFNHNIFNKYNGDLLGDLYDHDYDFVRLWTEHPEKFDPQFYWTFSPLVNQNAIVFDQDKALFIVNSSVSMPLLPNQKDLIWNYLSIDSVTSGYSKLPLQLEILVRVKFIFGPTLFASILLVFTSGMLTNALYPKYKIRTYLITTKLMHQISNVLLENGYENDIMSWDATNRTTGNYLHRSIIMVSMSVMDWDVIEKFIFTADPFAKVNVIKTKEVKGLFKFETKKNEEREYVHQSVVSDENELEKIRQVAYVKSSRRDEREARRLAKNKTKKTSKKIEK; from the coding sequence ATGTCAGAGAAGAAAGCAAATAAAGAACAAAAAAATTTGATTAAAGATTCAGTAATTCCTGCAAATTTAAATGTTGATACAACTGAAATTATAATTACAGAAGATGGTCAAGTTATTGAAGAGCAATTTGAAGATAAAGCCACCCAATCTGCGAATTATTCAAAAATTGAAAAAAGTTTAATTTCTCGCCGAGAGCAATCAATTTTAATAGCTAACTATTTTAAAATTCGTTTTTTAAAAGATTTGGGAATGGTTGCGATGGCGGCTTTGTTTGTAACTATTGCTTTCGATTATTTTATTACTTCAACAGGACCAACAGGACTTTTTCCCGCAGGTTTAGGTTCTCTGGCGCGATTTTTTGGATTATTAACTTCACCAGAAATCTCAACTCAAGCCGCATTATACTTTGTCTATTATTTTCTTTTAAATATTCCATTAATGATTTTTGGAATAGTTCGCTTAGGCTGAAAATTTACTTTCACTACTTTTTTATACATTGTTTTACAAATCGGGTTTGACCAAATCCTAAGAATTCTACCATTGGTTAATCCCAATGAATTTCATATGTTAATTGATATAAATATTTTGAACTCAAATCCTAATAGTTGAAATAACTCTATTTGATTGTTTTTGTTTGCCCTAATTGGGGGTGCTATGGTTGGAGCGGCCTACTCATTAATATATCGAATTGGTTCTTCAACTGGGGGAATGGACTTTATTACTGTTTGAATTTCTAGAAAAAAATCAAAGCCTCTAGGAAGTTTAAATCGAAATATCAATTTACTTATCTTGGGAGTAATTATAATCTTAAATGCGATTGTTCTAAATCCATCGCTTTTCTCACCAGACCTGATTTTGTCTGCTTTAAAATCCCTTGACTTTGATTCGAGTTTTTCAAGTAAAAATGATGTTACTTTAAATGGCTACCATGTTAACCTTTTTAGCTCAATGTTTAACCACAATATTTTTAATAAGTATAATGGCGATTTACTAGGAGACTTATATGATCATGATTATGATTTCGTTCGACTTTGAACTGAGCATCCAGAAAAATTTGACCCTCAATTTTATTGAACTTTTTCACCATTGGTTAATCAAAATGCCATAGTTTTTGATCAAGATAAAGCTCTATTTATTGTTAATAGTTCTGTTTCAATGCCATTGTTACCAAATCAAAAGGATTTAATTTGAAATTATTTAAGTATTGATTCGGTCACCTCTGGTTATAGTAAATTACCACTCCAATTGGAGATTTTAGTAAGGGTTAAATTTATTTTTGGGCCAACTCTATTTGCCTCAATTTTATTAGTTTTTACTTCAGGAATGTTGACTAATGCTTTGTATCCAAAATACAAAATTCGCACATACCTAATCACTACCAAACTAATGCATCAAATCAGCAATGTTTTGTTAGAAAATGGTTATGAAAACGATATTATGTCTTGAGATGCAACTAATAGAACCACAGGTAATTACTTGCACCGAAGCATTATTATGGTTTCAATGTCAGTTATGGATTGAGATGTAATTGAAAAATTTATTTTCACAGCTGATCCCTTTGCAAAAGTCAATGTAATTAAGACCAAAGAAGTTAAAGGTTTATTCAAATTTGAAACCAAAAAAAATGAGGAACGTGAGTATGTTCACCAGTCAGTTGTTTCTGATGAAAATGAACTTGAAAAAATTCGTCAAGTAGCGTATGTTAAATCTAGCCGCCGAGATGAGCGAGAAGCCCGACGCTTAGCTAAAAATAAAACTAAAAAAACTTCTAAAAAAATTGAAAAATAG